The Candidatus Uhrbacteria bacterium CG10_big_fil_rev_8_21_14_0_10_50_16 genome window below encodes:
- the tig gene encoding trigger factor, with the protein MAWPAESLIFAPLRALLDVDPHFGYCSGTKSITRMDIKRETVSDSEVKLTITISPEEVQPFLVTAARHISEHMNIDGFRRGKAPYEAIVNNVGEMRVLEEAIEPMVRLHVAKALMDEKIESIGQPRVDIEKMVPGNELVFTATVTLMPEVSKIASYDKLTVEGKSTKAEEKDIEKAIKELTGMQTKEVRAPKDTEVTMDQMVVIDLEMKRDLVPVEGGSTQGFRVYMQEDHYVPGMKDEMLGMKEGDQKVFTLAFPKEHFQKHLAGAPVDFDVTVKEIYALESPTVDDAFAVSLGLKGVADLHEKIAENLEKENEEQEKRRIEREALELLAEKSAFGTIPEFLVEDEVEKMVHELEHAVTSRGGVFDDYMKSLGKTAGELREGMRDQGLLRVKVALLLRAIGTKEGLDVSNDDVQEEIEKQLALYKEDDEARDKLSSDAYRDYMRYRMRNEKVVDFLLEKMVKKA; encoded by the coding sequence GTGGCGTGGCCTGCCGAGTCACTTATTTTTGCACCACTCCGGGCGCTCCTTGACGTAGACCCACATTTTGGCTATTGTTCCGGCACAAAATCAATTACACGTATGGATATAAAGCGCGAAACCGTTTCTGATTCCGAGGTAAAACTTACCATTACCATCTCTCCGGAGGAGGTGCAGCCATTTTTGGTGACGGCCGCACGTCATATCTCCGAGCACATGAATATTGATGGATTCCGTCGTGGAAAAGCTCCTTACGAGGCAATCGTGAATAATGTTGGAGAGATGCGTGTGTTAGAAGAGGCGATTGAGCCAATGGTGCGTTTGCACGTGGCAAAGGCGTTAATGGACGAGAAGATTGAATCAATTGGCCAACCACGCGTAGATATTGAGAAGATGGTGCCAGGAAATGAACTTGTGTTTACGGCAACTGTTACGCTTATGCCAGAGGTAAGCAAGATTGCCTCATATGACAAATTGACTGTTGAGGGGAAATCAACGAAGGCGGAAGAAAAAGATATTGAGAAAGCCATTAAAGAGCTTACAGGCATGCAGACCAAGGAGGTTCGTGCCCCAAAGGACACAGAGGTGACCATGGATCAAATGGTGGTCATTGATCTTGAAATGAAAAGGGATCTTGTACCCGTGGAAGGTGGATCAACACAGGGATTCCGTGTGTACATGCAAGAGGATCACTACGTTCCTGGCATGAAAGATGAGATGCTTGGGATGAAGGAAGGAGATCAGAAGGTCTTTACGCTCGCGTTTCCAAAAGAGCACTTTCAGAAGCATCTAGCAGGAGCCCCTGTGGATTTTGATGTAACGGTAAAAGAAATTTACGCGTTGGAGTCACCAACAGTGGATGATGCGTTTGCTGTGTCACTCGGACTGAAGGGTGTTGCAGATCTCCATGAAAAGATTGCCGAGAACCTAGAAAAGGAAAATGAAGAACAAGAGAAGCGACGTATAGAACGGGAGGCGCTTGAGTTGTTGGCAGAGAAGTCCGCGTTTGGCACAATCCCAGAATTCCTTGTGGAAGATGAAGTGGAGAAGATGGTTCATGAGTTGGAGCACGCCGTGACGTCTCGCGGTGGGGTGTTTGATGACTACATGAAGTCGCTTGGGAAAACGGCGGGAGAGCTACGGGAGGGGATGCGCGACCAAGGGCTATTGCGCGTAAAGGTTGCATTGTTGCTCCGCGCGATTGGAACCAAAGAAGGATTGGATGTAAGTAACGACGACGTACAAGAGGAGATTGAGAAGCAGCTTGCTCTTTATAAGGAGGATGATGAAGCACGCGATAAGCTTTCCTCGGATGCGTATAGGGACTATATGCGCTACCGAATGCGTAATGAGAAGGTTGTAGATTTTCTCTTGGAGAAAATGGTGAAAAAGGCGTAG
- a CDS encoding cysteine desulfurase NifS, whose product MDQNKHVYLDHAATTPLAPEVLEAMMPYLQETYGNPGSFHSIGKQANDAVIAAREGIAELLACRSDEILFTSGGTESDNLAILGYARAMASKGKHLVTTSIEHHAVLEAMQHLERKEGFELTIVPVEKNGIVNAQAVLDVIREDTTIVSVMLVNNEIGTIQPVADIGRAIEKKKQEGHAQHVAFHTDACQAAAYLDLDVRKLHVDLLSLNGSKVYGPKGSGLLYVKRGVKLTPLQFGGAQERGLRPGTENVAGSVGLCKALQLAVDRREEDTDHSQPLQARLIDGVLSTISKTRLNGDRAQRIPNNVNISFMDLEGEALLLYLDAVGVYASTGSACTSASLDPSHVILALGMPFEVAHGSMRFSLGRSTTMADIEYLLEVLPPLVERLRAMSPVCVDEKYFELEA is encoded by the coding sequence ATGGACCAGAACAAACACGTCTACTTGGATCACGCCGCCACCACACCACTCGCGCCAGAAGTATTGGAGGCTATGATGCCCTATTTACAGGAGACTTACGGGAATCCTGGGAGTTTTCATTCCATTGGCAAACAGGCAAACGACGCGGTGATTGCGGCTCGCGAGGGAATTGCGGAGTTGCTTGCTTGTAGGTCTGATGAGATCTTGTTTACAAGCGGTGGTACGGAAAGTGATAATTTGGCAATTTTGGGATACGCGCGCGCCATGGCAAGTAAAGGTAAACATCTTGTAACGACGTCTATTGAACACCACGCGGTGTTGGAGGCAATGCAGCATTTGGAACGCAAGGAAGGATTTGAATTAACGATTGTCCCTGTAGAGAAAAACGGGATTGTAAATGCGCAGGCGGTGTTGGATGTGATCAGAGAGGACACAACCATCGTATCGGTTATGTTGGTCAACAATGAGATTGGAACGATTCAACCCGTTGCCGATATTGGACGGGCGATTGAGAAGAAAAAACAAGAGGGGCACGCGCAACACGTGGCATTTCATACGGATGCGTGTCAGGCAGCGGCGTACTTGGACTTGGACGTGCGCAAACTACACGTGGATCTTCTCTCGTTGAATGGATCAAAAGTCTATGGACCAAAAGGATCCGGTCTTCTCTATGTAAAGCGCGGTGTTAAACTCACGCCATTGCAATTTGGTGGTGCGCAGGAGCGTGGATTGCGGCCAGGTACGGAGAACGTTGCGGGGAGTGTTGGCCTTTGCAAGGCGTTACAACTCGCGGTGGATCGACGTGAGGAAGATACGGATCATTCGCAGCCATTACAAGCGCGACTCATTGATGGTGTTCTTTCAACGATTTCCAAGACGCGACTTAATGGCGACCGTGCGCAACGGATCCCAAACAACGTCAACATCTCCTTTATGGATTTAGAGGGCGAAGCGCTATTGCTTTATTTAGATGCGGTAGGTGTCTATGCCTCTACGGGGAGTGCATGTACGAGCGCGTCGTTGGATCCATCACACGTGATTTTGGCACTCGGCATGCCGTTTGAGGTGGCACACGGCAGTATGCGATTTTCGCTCGGTCGATCTACAACGATGGCGGATATTGAGTACCTTTTAGAGGTGTTACCACCCCTTGTGGAGCGTTTACGTGCCATGAGCCCTGTTTGTGTAGATGAGAAGTATTTTGAATTAGAAGCGTAA
- a CDS encoding iron-sulfur cluster assembly scaffold protein, which translates to MADYKSEAVQGRQGDVSSQSGAESWFYSDAVKEHFFSPKNFVMGEEDMSAYNAIGKVGSPACGDELRVWMKVDANTERIADFRWKTFGCGSAIASTSMASVMVTENGGMTLDEARKLKPQDIMERLGGLPTRKFHCSVLCDKALRDAINDYYRRTDQFDKIIVAAKRLVDPVSQVTDHDIEEAVLDGAITLEAVQQRTKVGIGNPTCLPAVEELIRFYREKYFGADTL; encoded by the coding sequence ATGGCAGACTACAAATCAGAAGCCGTCCAAGGGAGACAGGGAGATGTGTCTTCACAAAGTGGCGCGGAGTCTTGGTTTTATTCCGACGCGGTAAAGGAACATTTCTTTAGCCCAAAAAACTTCGTGATGGGCGAGGAAGACATGTCAGCATACAATGCTATCGGAAAAGTAGGGTCACCCGCCTGTGGAGATGAGCTACGCGTGTGGATGAAGGTCGACGCAAACACAGAACGCATTGCCGATTTTCGGTGGAAAACATTTGGATGCGGGTCGGCCATCGCGTCTACGTCCATGGCAAGCGTGATGGTTACAGAGAACGGTGGGATGACGCTGGACGAGGCGCGTAAACTCAAACCGCAAGATATTATGGAGCGATTGGGTGGACTGCCAACGCGAAAGTTTCACTGTTCGGTACTGTGCGACAAGGCCCTGCGTGATGCAATTAATGACTACTATCGTCGAACCGATCAGTTTGATAAAATCATTGTAGCCGCAAAACGATTAGTCGATCCTGTCTCGCAAGTTACGGATCACGACATTGAGGAGGCCGTGCTAGACGGCGCTATTACCTTGGAGGCCGTGCAACAACGCACAAAAGTAGGCATTGGAAACCCAACGTGTTTACCAGCAGTAGAAGAATTAATCCGGTTTTATAGAGAAAAATATTTTGGAGCTGATACCCTATGA